CGGTAAGGACAAGTTCGTTTAACCGGGAGCGCAGGATACGGCGACTGCGGGCATCGGTCACGTACCGCACATCCAGCGTGATCCAGTTGTCCGTGAGCGTAATGTAAGCAGACGGTTCAACAACTTTTTTGGGAAGATAATATTTTTCCCCGATCCGTTCGATTTCCGCATCAGCCTGCCTGGTTGCCAGGGCAGTTTCTTTCGTGACAATGCCAAGGATGTTTTTGCCCGCTTCCAGTCGCTGTCATAGGTTAAGGGAATGGAGATCTCATCCCAGACAAACGAATGATCGCGGGTGTAATTGTATAACGCATGGGTGATCACCAGACCGTTTGGTAAGATGAGCAGGCGCCCGGACGGCTGGTCTCGAAAGACTCAGCCCCGCACACCAGCTACTACGGTCGGATTCGTTATCTCGAAAAACTTCGTTTGCGCACCATTCCAGATCTCAATAATCCCATAAGAAATGGAATCAATAAAGGTCTTTTCCCGCCATGTTCCCGTTGGTTTGCCGCTCCAGTCGCTATCCATGACACATTCGCTGAACCGCGGCTCTAGTCTGTACACGGTCTTTTCAGGAAGAAAAACTGGATCCAGATTATCTACTGTGGCTGATGAACCCGGACCAACAACAAGAGTGGTTGTATCGCCAAGAGGTGAGGTCATCTTGGCGGAGACCTGATAAGAGAAGTATTTGGGGTCAGCCGGGTTTTGGGAATAATGGACCGCGTAGACGGTTCCGGTTACCTTTGCCAGTTGAATCGCGTTGTTCGTGATACCCCGGCAGGGAATCTCCTTTGTTACAATCTTGTAACCAGCAGTGTCCGGAAGTGTGGCTAATGCCTTGCTGTTCGATCCTCCCGGGGAAGCACCGAACGCGGCAGTTGTCCCCCACTGGCCATACGCAGGAACCGTGTAAGTATAGGGCCCGGTAATGGTGTGCGTTACGCTTCCCGGGTACCGGATTGCGACAAGGGCACCGTCATCAACCTCAATGTCCCATCCCCCTGATACCGGGTCTCCCCGCGATGCATCAGTTGTACTCCTTCCCGCCTGGATCTTCACCTGTGCCGGGTTTGTAATCCGGGCAATGTACGCGTATGAGGTTTTATCCGAGAAACTGAGCGCATAGGTGATATACGCGTCAAGAGCCTGATCGACCGTCATCCCGTCCGTGACCCCGGCTTTTTTCAGGTATGATGCGGGAATGTAGTCTTTGAATTGTGCTCCTGATCTGACATCATTGCTGTCGACAAAAGCGGAAACGGGTGCAGGGAGGCTCACCGCAATGATGATGAGACAAAGGATCAAAAACCGGTTCATACTTTTTCTTTCGAACCGGGTATAAAAAAAAGTTTTGTTTCAGGCCTGCGAGAAGGCTGGATTAAGACCGGCACTTGGGGCTCTTACTTCTCCCAACTCACCTCACCCGGATCCCGTGTTGGCAAACCAAATATCAACAGGTACATTGGCAATTGCCCTGCTCATTCCGGTTCTTGTCATCCTTATCGATATCAGTGAACTGACCGCTATGTTTCCGCAGACCCTGTCTTTTGATCCTTGCGCGAAGCGAGAGTTTCACCCGTGGTTGTGACCGTAACCGTTGTCGATGAGATCGTAATCCGGTCTTCTTTTTCAATAGCCGAAAGGATCAACTCGCTCAACTTTGACCGCAGGATACGGCGGCTGCGGGCATCGGTAACGTACCGCACATCCAGCGTAATCCAGTTGTCCGTGAGCGTAATGTAGGCCGAAGGGTCAACAACTTTTTTGGGAAGATAATATTTTTCCCCGATCCGTTCGATCTCGGCATCTGCCTGTTTTGTTGTCAGGGCTGTTTCTTTCGTGACAATGCCTAAGACGAGCTCTTTTGCCAGTTTCCAGTCGCTATCATAGGTCAGGGGAATAGAGATCTCATCCCAGACAAACGAATGATCGCGGGTGTAATTGTATAACGCATGGGTGATCAACAGACCGTTTGGTAAGATGAGCAGGCGCCCGGACGGCTGGTCTCCGGAGACCCAGCCCCGGATCTCCATTAACGTTGTGCTCATGAGACCGATATCCATGACATCCCCGAACTGGTTGTCAATGGCAATCCGGTCCCCAATCCGGTACATGCTGGTGATGATGACCAGTAAACCCCCGACAAAATTCTTAAACACATCCTGCAGGGCAAAAGCAAGGGCAGCACCGATGATACCATACGATACAATCAGCGCAGAAGTATCCGTCACCCAGATCCGCAGGCAGAGAGCGATGATGAATATAACGGATATAATTGAAATGGCCTTTTTTGCGGTGTACCGGGTTTTTAAGTCGGCTATCTTCCGGACAAGGAAGATACCGGTAATCACCGGGAAGACCAGGTAGGTGATGGTCAGGACAAGGGAGGTGGAGAAAAGATCCATGACAACCGGCTCATTGATGATATGCGCAGCAGCGCCCAGTGCAACAGAGAGGAGAAGAAACGCAGAGAAGATGAGCAGTTGTCGTTTCATGAGTAAATACCAGTAATATTCTCTTCTTTCTTTTTCGGGTATATAGATTTCATGCGGGAGAGCCGGGAAAAATTGGATGACCGGCAGGATTATGGTTTCGTTTCCGGAGATTGCCCTTTCATATCCGGTGACGGGGGAACAAATGAGGGTGGCCGGATCCCTGCAGATTTAAATTCCGCCCATGCCCTCCGCGTAACTTCAGACTTGAACTCGAACTCCAGCCGGAGGTCATTGACATATCCCTTTGCCCGGACACGCTTGTAGAACGGGAAGTCCTCGAAAAGAACCGTGTACGGATATTTTTTCGAGATGATCACGTACTTCGAAGTCACCAGCGCCTCTTTTAATATCTTCATGGCCTTATCCGCATCGGAATCCGGGTGGATGTAGAGGTCGATCACAATCATCATGGCCAGGTCGCCGGCATTGCCACTGGTTACTGACTGGCTGAAGATCATGGTGTTTGGCATGGATACCAGTTCATCTGCAGGTGTCTGGATACGCGTAGAGCGAATACCGATATCTTTTACTTCCCCGTATTTGTCGCCGATGGTTACTTTGTCGCCGATCTGGTACGGCTTTTCAAAGATGATTACTATACCCCCGACGATATCGGAAAACAGGTCTTTCAACCCGAACCCGATAGCCGCACCAAAGAGCCCCGAGAATGCAATCATCTGGGTCAATGAAGGTTCGATGACCGCGAGGATGATGTAATAGAGTGCGACCAGGTAGACGAGGAGCTTGAGGAGGGGGATGGTCATCGTGACGGATGTCCGGTACCAGCCGATCCGCTCAGAGACATGGACGAGAATAAAACTGAGCAGGTAGGACAGGACGTAGGCGATGACGATGATAAAGATGATGTAAAGTATCAGGTTTACATCGATGGTTTTTATCGGGAGTTGCATCGTGACATCGGCAGCAACATTCGCAGTAACATTGGAAAGAAGGGTATCTGCCATGGTTACCACAACCTCCGGGTTTTCTTAAGATAATCCGTTACCGGGCCAAGGGCAAATGGCTCGATACGGTAATACCCTGCATCCTCCCGGATCAGGCCCTGCTGGACGAGGCGGTAGAGCACCCGCTCGATATTCATCTCGGATCCGGCAATCGCGGTAAGATCCTTTGCATGCAGGGATTCCATGGACAGGATAACGGAAAGAATGAAGGATTCATTTGTGTCCAGGGAGATGGAATAGACCGTTTCGGTGATTGCACTTAATGAGATTACATTATCTTTCAGGCTCTTATCCCAGAGCAGGATGGCAACCCCGGGATTTCCCTGTGCAATCCGGTTGATCTTTTCAAAAATGATGTCTTCTAAGGAGATTTGAACGCGTTTTTTCCGGGGAAGTTTGTGAAGCGCTACCTTAAAATTCAGCTTTATCCAGGGAATTGAAATTTCCTTTGCCATAAACGGCAGGTGCACCGTGCGGTGGATTACGGAGAAAAAAATCGAACTATCTGCGGTTCCCTCGTCGGCAAACCGGATCTCGCCGGTCTTGTGTCGCGTCAGGATCAACTGCTTGATAACCGGTGTATCCATCTTGTTTAAGGAGACAATGGAGGGGAAATACGCATCAATGTTCATCACGGAGGAGAGGTACTGCCAGCTGTAGGTGTTCCAGGTCGTAATGAAGATCTTTTTTGACGTGATCTGCGTACGCAGGAACGTATCAAGTACATCAAAACCACCAATAACTCTCGTGGTTAAGAACTGGCAATTATCGATAAAGATGATATCTTCAGACATGCAGGAGAAATCCGGAAGATCTGATTGATGTAAGACAAAATCCAGGGACTGGTAGTGTACCCTTTCGCCATAGAGACGCCGGATCTCGTCAACGAGTGTTGTGCGGCCACTCAGAGGACCTGCAATGATGGCAATATGGGACGGTGCACCGGATTCTGAGCGTTCGATGGCTTCAGTTATCTCTTTTATTTCCCGTTCATAGCCGATAACGGTGCACACGCAATCTGAATTTTCCACTTCTGCCATATCCTGCCAGTCCTACTAGTGAGATAAACGGGGGATTATTAAAAGATATGGAAAAGCCGGTTGGTTTTTACGTTACCGCAAGAACCTGTACAGGTTTTTACGGTACCCGGGCAATCCGGTAATCTTCCAGTTCGCCGGCGTGATACACAGAAATATCCACAGGGCGGCCTGAAAGGTATTCCTGTATAGTCTGTTTGTATTTTTCCGGATCATGCCTTAGGTTACTCACGGTAAAATATTCGTGAATCGTTTCTAAAAAAGAGATCTGCTGGGAGAGAAATGCATTCTCGTATTCCTTAATCTTCCGGGAGGTAGTAAGGCACTCCTCATCGGACAGGGCCGGGTCATATCGCCCGTGCTCACCCGGGTGGGCAAACTGTCGCCACATCACTTGTCCAGCCGCATCGGCATCCCGTCGCAACATGTGCGGGTAGATGTGGCAGATGGAGAATCTCTGGTCATAGATACGACAGTTCCCGTTCTCTAAAAACCAGCAGGATCCGGGCGGATCGTTTTTCATCCGGAGAGCATATCCCGAGACATATAACCTGCCGTTCTGGTCACAGAACTCCGGGTCCGGTGCGGGTTCAAAAGCTGTGGGATCGATTGTTTCGAGTTTAGCGATATCCTGATCCAGGAGAAATATGTGATTGTTGATGGCACGGGTGCAGCAGGTCCCGCAGCCGGCGCACCGGAACCCGGTCGCCTTGATCTCTTCTGCCATTTTTTCAAGCGGGAACGCAAAAAGACGGTTCCGCTCCTGCATCAGCGCGACAATCCGATAGGGTAGGGGAATTCCTCCAGGCATGTCCATCATTCCGCGTTTTTACGCATCCAGACATCAACCTGCTTAAACGGAATCTCGATCTTCTCCTCGGTAAACCTGCGGGCGATGCGGCAGTTCACATAATCCTGGACATCCCATGCAGAGTCGTAATTGTTCGTCCAGAGAATGAGTTGACCGTTGAGACTGGATTCACCGAATTCTAGAAAATACACCGATGGGGCGGGATTGCATAAGACCCAGGTCGTCTTCTCCGCAGCCTCGTGGGCAATGGTGAGAAGGATATCTTTTACTTTATCCATATCGGTACCATAGGCAACCGAGAACGGGATACGGATTTTCAGGTAGTAATTTGGCATCGCGTAATTGATAACCACACTCGAGGTGACTTTCGAGTTCGGGAAGGTGACGATCTGGTTATCCAGCGACTTGAGGCGGGTACTTCTTGGGCCGATGCTCATGACGTCTCCAAAGAACGTATCGATCTTCACCCGGTCGCCAATCTTGAATGGCTTGTCCATTGCAATGATTGCCCCGCTGAAGAAGTTGCCAATAATATCCTGAGCGGCAAGGGCAAGGGCAAGGGCACCGATTCCTGCACCTGCGAGAAGTGGCGTGACATCGATCTTGAATTCCGCGAGTATCAGGAGGAATGCTATGAACCAGATGAGGTAACGCGCTGCAATCTCCAGGATAGGCA
The sequence above is drawn from the Methanomicrobiales archaeon HGW-Methanomicrobiales-1 genome and encodes:
- a CDS encoding mechanosensitive ion channel protein MscS, whose product is MKRQLLIFSAFLLLSVALGAAAHIINEPVVMDLFSTSLVLTITYLVFPVITGIFLVRKIADLKTRYTAKKAISIISVIFIIALCLRIWVTDTSALIVSYGIIGAALAFALQDVFKNFVGGLLVIITSMYRIGDRIAIDNQFGDVMDIGLMSTTLMEIRGWVSGDQPSGRLLILPNGLLITHALYNYTRDHSFVWDEISIPLTYDSDWKLAKELVLGIVTKETALTTKQADAEIERIGEKYYLPKKVVDPSAYITLTDNWITLDVRYVTDARSRRILRSKLSELILSAIEKEDRITISSTTVTVTTTGETLASRKDQKTGSAET
- a CDS encoding mechanosensitive ion channel protein MscS, producing MADTLLSNVTANVAADVTMQLPIKTIDVNLILYIIFIIVIAYVLSYLLSFILVHVSERIGWYRTSVTMTIPLLKLLVYLVALYYIILAVIEPSLTQMIAFSGLFGAAIGFGLKDLFSDIVGGIVIIFEKPYQIGDKVTIGDKYGEVKDIGIRSTRIQTPADELVSMPNTMIFSQSVTSGNAGDLAMMIVIDLYIHPDSDADKAMKILKEALVTSKYVIISKKYPYTVLFEDFPFYKRVRAKGYVNDLRLEFEFKSEVTRRAWAEFKSAGIRPPSFVPPSPDMKGQSPETKP
- a CDS encoding Fe-S oxidoreductase — protein: MDMPGGIPLPYRIVALMQERNRLFAFPLEKMAEEIKATGFRCAGCGTCCTRAINNHIFLLDQDIAKLETIDPTAFEPAPDPEFCDQNGRLYVSGYALRMKNDPPGSCWFLENGNCRIYDQRFSICHIYPHMLRRDADAAGQVMWRQFAHPGEHGRYDPALSDEECLTTSRKIKEYENAFLSQQISFLETIHEYFTVSNLRHDPEKYKQTIQEYLSGRPVDISVYHAGELEDYRIARVP
- a CDS encoding mechanosensitive ion channel protein MscS — its product is MDNGFLYATITIAVGVILAGVAYVIVRWLKKHAEATESQLDDIILMAIGTPLIVAIIALSVYVALTQFDIVPASMDWLITGQVINAVFILFGAWIASVFSYNLLRTYGTLVAEKTETDLDDRLLPILEIAARYLIWFIAFLLILAEFKIDVTPLLAGAGIGALALALAAQDIIGNFFSGAIIAMDKPFKIGDRVKIDTFFGDVMSIGPRSTRLKSLDNQIVTFPNSKVTSSVVINYAMPNYYLKIRIPFSVAYGTDMDKVKDILLTIAHEAAEKTTWVLCNPAPSVYFLEFGESSLNGQLILWTNNYDSAWDVQDYVNCRIARRFTEEKIEIPFKQVDVWMRKNAE